From Phycisphaerae bacterium, the proteins below share one genomic window:
- a CDS encoding methyltransferase domain-containing protein, protein MDKHTTSQSQKWESKLGEEYTERNIFAPEQLDQLYVSNYGISRTALNEAFLGNFERSVKILEVGSNLGNQLLSLQRMGFENLYGIEVNSYAIEHAKNNTKNINIIRGNAFDIPFKDRYFDIVFTSGVLIHIAPQDIERALQEIHRCSREYIWGFEYYADSCTEVRYRGHTDLLWKTNFAGLYLNSFDDLELVKEKKLKYLGNENIDTMFLIKKRKS, encoded by the coding sequence ATGGATAAGCATACTACATCTCAGTCACAAAAATGGGAAAGTAAACTTGGCGAGGAGTACACCGAGAGGAATATTTTTGCGCCGGAACAATTAGATCAGTTGTATGTAAGCAATTACGGCATCAGCAGAACAGCGTTAAACGAGGCGTTTTTGGGTAATTTTGAGCGGTCGGTAAAAATACTGGAGGTCGGGTCGAACCTCGGCAATCAATTACTGAGCCTGCAAAGAATGGGATTTGAAAATCTTTACGGTATCGAGGTGAATAGCTATGCGATTGAACATGCCAAGAACAACACTAAGAACATTAATATTATTCGGGGCAATGCTTTTGATATTCCCTTTAAAGACAGGTATTTCGATATTGTTTTTACTTCGGGAGTTCTGATTCATATAGCCCCGCAAGATATAGAAAGGGCGCTACAGGAGATACACAGGTGCAGCAGGGAATATATCTGGGGGTTTGAATATTATGCTGACAGTTGTACCGAGGTTAGATACAGAGGGCACACGGATCTCCTCTGGAAAACAAATTTTGCAGGTTTGTATCTTAATTCCTTCGACGACTTGGAGCTTGTCAAAGAAAAGAAGTTAAAATACTTAGGGAATGAAAACATAGATACAATGTTTCTTATTAAAAAACGGAAAAGCTAA
- a CDS encoding glycosyltransferase family protein has protein sequence MKIGAVVQARTSSTRLPGKVLKDLPYGSEISVLQQVIRRLKKTSKLDDVVIATTMDKADMAIVELSEKENVRWFKGSIDDVLERYYLAAKENDLDIVVRITSDCPCIDPAVVDLVVERHIASKNDYTSNVLHRTFPHGLDTEVFNFGALEKAHGGAKKLSEREHVTSYIYSNPQLFNLGEVQAEKAFYSSDIRVTLDTAEDYVLLCAVFDYLYQADEFFGVEDIIKLFCDKPWLKDINKNVIQKRIFDSVEQEIKEAIRILDFQGLRRAKEILAGHMQ, from the coding sequence ATGAAGATAGGAGCCGTTGTTCAAGCAAGGACATCTTCGACAAGGTTGCCGGGTAAAGTGCTTAAGGATTTACCTTATGGCAGCGAAATATCTGTTTTGCAACAGGTAATCAGAAGATTAAAAAAAACATCGAAACTCGATGATGTTGTAATTGCCACCACTATGGATAAGGCAGATATGGCGATTGTCGAATTATCTGAGAAAGAAAACGTCAGATGGTTTAAAGGAAGCATAGATGATGTATTGGAACGGTATTATCTGGCCGCGAAAGAAAATGATTTAGATATAGTTGTGAGAATAACAAGTGATTGTCCGTGCATAGACCCGGCAGTAGTTGATTTAGTTGTGGAAAGACATATAGCTTCAAAAAATGATTATACTTCAAATGTACTTCACAGGACTTTCCCACATGGGTTGGATACGGAAGTTTTCAATTTTGGTGCCCTCGAAAAAGCACACGGGGGGGCAAAGAAGCTGTCTGAAAGGGAGCATGTAACTTCGTACATATACAGTAACCCACAATTATTTAACCTCGGTGAAGTTCAGGCGGAGAAAGCATTTTATAGTTCTGATATCAGAGTTACGCTCGATACAGCAGAGGATTATGTCTTGCTATGTGCAGTCTTTGACTACCTTTATCAGGCAGATGAGTTTTTTGGTGTCGAGGATATAATAAAGTTGTTTTGTGACAAACCTTGGTTGAAGGATATCAATAAGAACGTAATTCAAAAAAGGATATTTGATTCAGTGGAGCAGGAAATCAAAGAGGCGATAAGGATATTAGATTTCCAGGGGCTCAGAAGGGCAAAGGAAATTCTTGCAGGACATATGCAGTGA
- the pseG gene encoding UDP-2,4-diacetamido-2,4,6-trideoxy-beta-L-altropyranose hydrolase: MKVWILTEGGKNIGFGHISRCTAIFQALQERVVKPTFIINGDESVRKQFKGSISFDWLNDTEKLFSYIENADIVFVDSYLADYDLYEKISNIARMGVYFDDTVRIKYPTGFVLNGTISAEQMPYPKRNSVTYLLGTRYTPLRREFWDVPGKTIRDILETVMITFGGTDVCNLTPKVLKLLVDAYPQLNKKVVIGKGFQNASEIESIKDHNTELIYYPDAAEMKKVMLESDIAISSGGQTLYELARVGVPAIGICVADNQLQNIKGWQEVGFLKYICWYNNKDMKERLASSLKKLVYADIRVKMSQAGKTLVDGQGPSRIVSALGVV; the protein is encoded by the coding sequence GTGAAAGTTTGGATATTGACCGAAGGCGGTAAAAATATAGGCTTCGGACATATTAGCAGATGCACGGCCATATTTCAGGCACTTCAGGAGAGAGTGGTTAAGCCGACATTTATAATCAACGGCGATGAATCAGTCCGGAAGCAATTCAAAGGCAGCATCAGTTTTGACTGGCTGAACGATACTGAAAAGCTCTTTTCGTATATAGAAAATGCAGATATTGTTTTTGTTGACTCGTACCTCGCAGATTATGACCTATATGAAAAGATTTCTAATATCGCAAGGATGGGTGTTTACTTTGATGATACTGTAAGGATTAAGTATCCAACAGGTTTTGTGCTCAATGGAACCATTTCGGCGGAGCAGATGCCGTACCCAAAAAGAAATAGTGTTACGTATCTTTTGGGTACTCGATATACCCCTCTTAGGAGGGAGTTTTGGGACGTACCGGGAAAAACTATACGTGATATTCTCGAAACTGTGATGATAACGTTCGGTGGGACAGATGTATGCAATCTTACACCGAAAGTTCTGAAGCTATTGGTTGATGCTTATCCACAGTTAAATAAAAAGGTGGTCATAGGAAAAGGATTCCAAAATGCATCGGAGATTGAATCTATCAAAGACCACAATACTGAACTGATATATTATCCCGATGCTGCTGAAATGAAGAAGGTTATGCTCGAATCTGATATAGCGATATCATCTGGTGGCCAGACATTATATGAGCTGGCAAGGGTTGGGGTTCCTGCAATTGGCATTTGTGTAGCAGATAACCAGCTGCAGAATATCAAAGGCTGGCAAGAGGTTGGTTTTTTAAAATATATATGCTGGTACAATAACAAGGATATGAAAGAGAGGTTGGCTAGTTCTCTGAAAAAACTGGTATACGCTGATATTCGGGTTAAAATGTCGCAAGCGGGCAAGACCCTTGTAGATGGTCAGGGGCCAAGTCGAATAGTATCTGCTCTGGGAGTTGTGTGA
- a CDS encoding NAD(P)-dependent oxidoreductase produces MVGRVLISGANGFVGSCLVKMLEDTNWQIVPLVRRSSGFDNEVVLDFCDIDFCSKLALLPKVDAVVHLGAKIGWDGSTREELFKPNVLATVELADWSKSIGAYFLFSSAAIVFGSHSHHITSNSKLELDTDYGYSKWLAEETIKMSGVESGILRIGGIFGKSGPRHLGINVAINNAIKGIVPVQFGKGAIKRNYIYVKDLCNIIRFCIENRVGGDYLVSGSSVNTVYEMLRIICDVLLDGREPEHVEKEETGHDQIIEHSSHLPSGRSFEEAIRNIKSATESSL; encoded by the coding sequence GTGGTTGGAAGAGTTTTAATTAGCGGTGCCAATGGTTTCGTGGGGAGTTGCCTTGTTAAGATGCTTGAGGATACCAACTGGCAGATAGTACCTTTGGTACGGCGAAGCTCGGGTTTCGATAATGAAGTAGTGCTGGATTTTTGTGACATTGATTTTTGCAGTAAACTTGCCTTGTTGCCAAAGGTTGACGCTGTTGTTCATCTTGGGGCGAAGATAGGATGGGATGGAAGTACACGAGAGGAGCTGTTTAAGCCCAATGTTCTTGCGACAGTAGAATTAGCTGACTGGTCAAAAAGCATAGGGGCTTATTTCCTATTTTCATCTGCGGCAATCGTTTTTGGGTCGCATAGCCATCACATTACCTCGAATAGTAAACTGGAGTTGGATACTGATTACGGCTACAGCAAATGGCTTGCTGAAGAGACAATAAAGATGTCCGGGGTTGAAAGTGGGATACTGCGGATAGGTGGAATTTTTGGTAAGTCTGGACCTAGGCATCTTGGCATTAATGTAGCTATTAATAACGCGATAAAGGGTATTGTGCCTGTGCAGTTTGGGAAAGGAGCGATTAAACGTAATTATATATATGTCAAAGATTTATGCAATATAATCAGGTTTTGCATAGAGAATAGGGTCGGAGGTGATTACTTGGTCTCTGGCAGTTCGGTCAATACAGTTTATGAAATGCTCAGGATAATCTGTGATGTGTTGCTTGATGGTAGAGAACCTGAACATGTAGAGAAGGAAGAGACTGGGCACGATCAGATAATAGAACATTCCAGCCATCTTCCCAGTGGGCGTTCATTTGAAGAAGCAATTAGGAATATTAAAAGTGCAACTGAATCATCCCTATAA
- a CDS encoding class I SAM-dependent methyltransferase, with product MPTNEELNLHYEQIYYETLGENRSMTDRLKDPDGFYMIQYEDRLRLIKKYLRDDLPRSIMDIGAGYGDFLSFMKTAGWKTQGIEPSKYAYELIEDKEELDIKCASIDELINLGLKPVSVVTINNVLEHLNFPQGVLETVRKCLLLPNGIVFVAVPNDFSVLQNLLMQTVLKDKPDKQNYWVHPPEHLNYWSHKTIVGFMRKCEFEIEFLTTDFPMEIFPLTGEDYITKPDVGRSAHLKRVGFEKYLHQAHAEVFKDSLYLSLAQLGIGRNMYIVAKPI from the coding sequence ATGCCCACAAATGAAGAACTAAATTTACACTATGAGCAAATCTATTATGAAACTCTGGGTGAGAATCGAAGCATGACAGACAGACTAAAAGACCCTGACGGTTTTTACATGATTCAGTATGAAGACAGATTAAGGCTTATTAAGAAATATCTTAGAGATGATTTACCTCGCAGTATTATGGATATAGGGGCTGGTTACGGAGATTTTCTGAGTTTCATGAAAACAGCTGGGTGGAAGACTCAGGGTATAGAACCCTCCAAGTATGCATATGAGCTTATAGAAGACAAAGAAGAGCTTGATATCAAGTGCGCAAGCATTGATGAATTGATAAATCTGGGTCTTAAACCTGTATCTGTAGTAACAATCAATAATGTGCTTGAGCATTTGAATTTTCCACAAGGAGTTCTTGAGACTGTCAGGAAATGTCTTTTGCTGCCGAATGGAATCGTTTTTGTGGCGGTGCCTAATGATTTTAGTGTTCTGCAGAATCTACTTATGCAAACTGTTTTAAAAGATAAGCCAGACAAGCAAAATTACTGGGTACATCCACCTGAACATCTTAATTACTGGTCGCACAAAACAATAGTAGGTTTTATGCGAAAGTGTGAATTTGAGATAGAATTTTTAACTACAGATTTCCCTATGGAAATCTTTCCTTTAACGGGAGAGGATTATATCACAAAACCTGATGTTGGAAGGAGTGCTCATCTTAAAAGGGTCGGCTTTGAGAAATATCTCCATCAGGCACACGCCGAAGTTTTTAAGGATTCTTTGTATTTGTCACTGGCTCAATTAGGCATTGGCAGAAACATGTATATTGTCGCAAAACCCATATAG
- a CDS encoding metallophosphoesterase family protein — translation MRIGVFADVHGNGYAFEKVLASLKKEKADLYVFCGDICGYYYYQNEIIKIMREMENLICVAGNHDAMFLRMLQDQALEDEYEELYGKSSRLLRSSINKENLEFIKGMPDQYIFEDYKVAVFHGSPWDHMNEYVYPSSCLKRFKELGYAYVILGHTHYAMDKLADDVRIINPGSCGQPRDSRDPSYAIVDLEKKTVHIKRVQYDRSLMMRDVLKHQDKNAYLAAVLER, via the coding sequence ATGAGGATAGGCGTTTTTGCAGATGTACATGGTAATGGCTATGCTTTTGAGAAGGTGCTTGCATCTTTGAAAAAAGAAAAGGCAGACCTTTATGTTTTTTGTGGTGATATTTGTGGTTATTACTATTACCAGAACGAGATTATCAAAATCATGAGAGAGATGGAGAATCTTATCTGTGTAGCCGGGAATCATGATGCGATGTTTCTTCGCATGCTGCAGGACCAAGCTTTAGAGGATGAATATGAAGAACTGTATGGCAAATCATCTCGTTTGCTTAGGAGTAGTATAAACAAGGAAAACCTCGAATTTATCAAAGGTATGCCGGATCAGTATATCTTCGAGGATTATAAGGTGGCTGTTTTTCATGGCAGCCCCTGGGACCATATGAATGAATATGTGTACCCCTCGTCTTGTCTAAAGAGATTCAAAGAGCTTGGATATGCATATGTCATCCTTGGCCATACTCATTATGCTATGGACAAGCTCGCAGATGATGTGCGAATAATAAATCCTGGTTCATGCGGCCAGCCACGCGATAGCAGGGACCCCAGCTATGCGATTGTTGACCTCGAGAAAAAGACAGTGCATATCAAACGAGTTCAATATGATAGGTCACTGATGATGCGAGATGTGTTGAAACACCAAGACAAAAATGCGTATTTAGCAGCGGTTCTGGAAAGATAG
- a CDS encoding ATP-grasp domain-containing protein, protein MVRGYVLVTGVGGDIGQSLLKCLKDTDYKFSLLGCDIDPFAGGRALVEKFYQSPCALDSENYLRFITRLLESEDIRYVFPTSEAEIEFFDIHRDRFKNNITIFINSHDIVRIFLDKYETALLLANNNLPSPRTYLIEHYKNELGYPCILKPRRGHGNKSLILINDLAEFDFFRRRLKNYVVQENIGTTDEEYTVTVFSTREKSYSIAFKRSLGYGSLSKVAQLVHDAHLERLAERIAMTVSLEGSLNIQCRKTDSGYVPFEVNPRFSSTVYVRHFFGFQDVKWWMDLKEGKPVEYKPRFKGGTCVRTISETFFDLGTEQVKDIPKVNNQ, encoded by the coding sequence ATGGTTAGAGGATATGTGCTGGTAACCGGGGTTGGCGGGGACATTGGACAAAGTCTGCTTAAGTGTCTGAAGGATACAGATTACAAGTTTTCATTGCTGGGCTGTGATATTGATCCATTTGCCGGTGGTAGAGCATTGGTTGAGAAGTTTTATCAATCGCCTTGTGCGTTGGATTCAGAAAACTACCTGCGATTTATTACAAGATTACTTGAAAGTGAAGATATCAGATATGTCTTTCCAACCAGCGAGGCCGAGATCGAGTTTTTCGATATTCACAGAGACCGTTTTAAGAATAATATAACTATTTTTATCAATAGTCACGACATAGTAAGGATTTTCCTGGACAAGTACGAAACTGCGTTGCTGCTGGCGAACAACAATCTGCCAAGTCCACGGACATATCTTATCGAACACTACAAAAACGAACTTGGCTATCCGTGTATTTTGAAGCCAAGGAGAGGACATGGCAACAAAAGTCTAATTTTGATAAATGACCTTGCAGAGTTTGACTTTTTCAGAAGAAGACTTAAAAATTACGTTGTCCAAGAGAATATTGGAACCACGGACGAGGAATATACCGTGACGGTCTTTTCTACCAGAGAAAAATCTTATTCTATCGCATTTAAGAGGTCGTTGGGCTATGGCAGCCTGTCAAAAGTCGCCCAGTTAGTGCATGATGCCCACCTTGAACGTTTGGCAGAAAGAATTGCCATGACTGTGTCGCTGGAAGGTTCGTTGAATATTCAGTGTCGCAAGACAGATTCAGGCTATGTTCCATTTGAAGTCAACCCGCGTTTTTCGAGTACTGTCTACGTAAGACATTTCTTTGGTTTCCAGGATGTAAAGTGGTGGATGGATTTGAAAGAAGGCAAACCTGTTGAGTATAAGCCGAGGTTCAAAGGCGGAACATGTGTGCGGACCATCAGCGAAACTTTCTTCGATTTGGGGACAGAACAGGTTAAGGATATTCCGAAGGTTAATAATCAATGA
- the pseI gene encoding pseudaminic acid synthase has translation MIDLKIGKETFIVAEISANHGQNFNRAVALIKKAKECGADAVKFQAYTPDTLTIKADNKYFQIKHPTWGGQTLYELYQKACTPWGWFKKLKKVTDDLNMTFLCSTFDRTSVDFLEELDVCAHKMASPELVDLALIEYVAKTKKPLMLSTGMADICEIQEAVDTAREAGAKEIILLKCVSSYPAKPEEMNLRTIPNMREHFGCPVGLSDHSLGIGASVCAVALGASVIEKHFTLSRKIKTPDGFFSIEPEELKELVTNIRIVEKALGKVYYGLTKEENKSKVFRRSLFVVKDVKKGQVFSEDDIKSIRPAAGLEPKYIDAVLGKRATADIKRGTPLRWDLVD, from the coding sequence ATGATTGATCTGAAAATAGGCAAGGAAACGTTTATAGTCGCGGAGATTTCGGCAAATCACGGACAGAATTTTAACAGGGCTGTAGCACTGATAAAAAAAGCTAAGGAATGTGGTGCTGATGCTGTCAAGTTCCAAGCCTATACGCCAGATACTTTGACAATCAAAGCGGACAATAAGTATTTTCAAATTAAGCACCCAACGTGGGGTGGACAAACACTATACGAACTTTACCAAAAAGCTTGCACTCCTTGGGGGTGGTTTAAGAAGCTAAAGAAAGTAACTGATGACCTCAATATGACATTTCTTTGTTCAACCTTTGATAGAACCAGCGTCGATTTTTTGGAAGAACTGGATGTTTGTGCTCATAAGATGGCTTCGCCTGAGCTGGTAGACTTGGCTTTGATTGAGTATGTTGCAAAGACAAAAAAGCCCTTAATGCTATCCACCGGTATGGCTGATATTTGTGAGATTCAAGAAGCAGTTGATACCGCCAGAGAGGCTGGTGCAAAAGAAATCATCTTATTGAAATGTGTGTCGAGTTATCCAGCTAAGCCTGAGGAGATGAATTTGAGAACTATTCCGAACATGCGAGAGCATTTTGGTTGTCCTGTCGGTCTTTCTGACCATAGTTTGGGAATTGGAGCTTCTGTTTGTGCAGTAGCTTTAGGTGCAAGTGTTATTGAAAAACACTTTACCTTGTCAAGAAAGATAAAAACACCCGATGGTTTCTTCTCAATAGAGCCGGAAGAATTAAAAGAGTTGGTGACAAATATAAGAATTGTGGAAAAAGCTTTAGGCAAGGTTTATTATGGACTAACTAAAGAAGAAAACAAAAGCAAGGTTTTTAGACGTTCTTTGTTTGTGGTTAAAGATGTTAAAAAAGGGCAAGTTTTTTCTGAAGATGATATCAAATCTATCAGGCCTGCAGCTGGTCTTGAGCCGAAATACATAGATGCGGTTTTGGGCAAAAGAGCAACGGCGGACATAAAACGTGGGACGCCGCTGAGATGGGATTTGGTTGATTGA